CCTTACATACATGATATGGACCTCAGTTATCTACACCAGTTGGCCCACACAGAGAACCATAGACTATGATTAAGCAGTAGGTTGATTTGGTCCCTCCAGAAACTTAGATAAAGTCGTTTTAGTATTTTTCTTTTTCAGGGAGGCTTTGTGCATATTGAGGAATATGTAAACACATCAGTTTATAATTTAACACAATTATAAGCGCAATGGTATGTAACCTTAATTAACTTTTAACCAAAGAACTGGAAAGTTCCAGATTCATGCCATTGGttaaacaaatactccctccgcgaattacttgtcgcagaaatggatgtatctagaactaaaatacgtctcgatacatgcatttctccgacaagtatttccggacggagggagtagttaacaaTGTACTTTGGATTTGTTCATTAGATATTCAAGCAACTTTGACAGAACGATTATGCTCAAACTTTTCAGTAGGTATTTTCTACGAATGACTACAATTGGTTAAttaattgcaaaataaaataatcaAATCATATTTTTTTTTCCAATGCTGTGTTCTGAACACCAACCTGGCACCAATTGAATCCTTCCATTACAAGTTGATGGGCCCTTGATATAAGAGAGAGGCCATTTGTATGGTTGAACTGTTGTGCGATATCCTGCCCAAACGTATAACCCGCTCCTCTTGGTGAAATTCCCCATCCACATCGATCGTCTGGATCAGACCACAATAGATCACACATGGGCCCTTCATGAGGAACCTGCAATCATTATGAGAAATATGTGATTAAACTGAGAGTAAACATTTTGCAATAAGTCCAGTTTCTTCCTCAGTAATCATGGAAACAAGTCACGACTCGAGACTTAACAGATACATCAATCTCCTTCATAAGCACAACAGGTATCTGTTAGAAATACAATTATATACAGCCATCCACTTCATGGTCAACAACTCAACATTACAAACTGTAGAGCTCTAATCCTCAGAAGAGAAAAACTTCATTTATTCAGTATTCTAACAAAAAAAGATGGTAAAGGACATCATGTAGATCCACTACCACAACTCAGTAATGATTTATTAATAATAAATATTCTCCATCAGAATTCCTAATGCCACCTCATTGAACTAAATCAAGTTTTTCAGATTGATATTTTATCTGAATTAACATCCACATGATGTGAATCAAAATACAGGAAAATCGATGATATCACAGAACAGTTTTCATTGCATATACCTGCCTAGTGCCTAGGTAATACAAATAGCAAATATCGCCATCCATGCATGCTTCTAAATGGGAAACAAGAAAAGAGCACTAGTTCATAAAGACAGCAATAACTTTGCTGCTTACCTCTTGTATGCGATCAAGAGCACGGATGTTATCTAGTGTATCCAATGATGGAGAGAGACCACCATGAAGGCAGAACACCTACAAATAGGTGTTTCCCATATGTCAGGCACATATATTAAATAAGCCTGCACTGGTCGTGCAAAATTACTTGAATAACAAACCTGGTTTTCTATAAGAGCCGTGAGAGGCAAATAATCAAACAGGTCTGTAAAGTACTTCCATACATTAGCATTCCCATATTTTCGCAAGCACTCGTCATAGAAGCCATATCTGTAGCAAAATAGTCGATGTCAACAACTAAGTTGTAGCACAACCAGTGAACATTTTGCCGAATAGTATAATTATAGTTTTCATGAATTTCCCCAAAATTTTACTAATGCATCTATATGAAAATTAGTACTACTCAAAAAGCATAAATGTGAAAACTATAGTTATTTTAGGATCTAGCTGGAAGCTATGGCTTAGCCATAGTGCATCAGACGAGTGTGGCAAAGTACATCTCCAAGATTTAGTCAATTAGACAAAAGTTAATTCAGGATCAAACAGGCTAGAAAAGATCAAAAGATTACATGTTGAATGCCATCACTTGATAGTTGTTACTTCATATGGGGAAGTACTCAATAATAAGGAACTGAAATCAGCAATCCAAGTCTAGAAGGGCATAAACTCACACTTGAGTGATTTGTCTGCTCTCATGATTTCCTCTCAATATCGTAATTCTGTCTCTGTAGCGAACTTTCAAAGCCACTAACAGCGAAACAGTCTCCACCGAATAGTAGCCACGATCTGCATTAAGAGCAATATTACAGATTTATCCATATTGGGAATGCCACAAGATGGAGTGCATCTAAAACTAAAGATAGAGTGCACTTGTTATCATTAAGTGCATCTAAAACTACATTTAATTGCCAACAAAATTATACATCTTCAGGTCTTGAGGAATTTTTTGAGATCGAACAGAGACGGCGTGGACCTTTTTTTGGTCGTTCTCAAGCACCTGGTATCATTTAATGAGAATTCTTAACTTCTTTCTAGCTACAAGCCTACAGCCCTTATAGTGATATCTACGAGGACCTAAAGATAGGACTCGCACAGAATCCTTGTAAGCTATAGGTCAAAAGAAACATAAGACACATAGCCAGCACAGGATACCGCCATGGGAACCTAGAGAGGTAATAGAAGCTACATACATACTACTAATAACCAGCACAAACATCTGGAAACGAATTCTCCTGACAAGAATAACCGCCGGCTGAATTCCGTGTATGATCTATAAAGAAGGCATATTTTGCCGCAGAAACCCCTAGAGATGGACAAAAATCGAGCGCTGAAAGGGCGGCCGCCCGCACGCACGCGAGAGGCGAAAGGAGGCGAGGCGTACCGACGTAGTCGCCCATGAAGAGGTAGTTGGTATCGGGCGACTCGCCGCCGATGCGGAAGAGCTCGATGAGGTCGTAGAACTGGCCGTGGATGTCGCCGCAGACGGTGACGGGGCAGCGGACGGGCTGCACGTTCCACTCCTCCATGAGGATGGCCTTGGCCTGCTCGCAGAGCCCCTTGACCTCCGCCTCCGGGAGGTGCTTGCACTCGCGCAGGTGCGCGATCTGCCGGTCCAGATCCCCGTGCGGCGGCATCTCGGCCGCAGGGGCTGGCTACGGCCCGGGCGCGCGGTCGgtcggtcgccggcgaggaggagggaggggctaggCCGGGGCTAGGGTTTGCGGGGGATCAGCGGAGGGGGAGGGTGTGGAGCAGCTCAAGCCTCCATTTTTCGCTTTGTTTTATACGAAGCGAGATTTTTCTTCGCCTCCAACACTCGCAGGCGTACACAACGACCGGGGCGGCTGTGCTGTGCTGCCTCCTGGCTGGCTGGCTTGCTTGTGCTGTTCTGCGAATTGGTGGGGTTTTTTTTAAAGGAACACAGGAATGCATTCCATTACATACCAATATTAGGCAAATCGCCCATTACATAATTCAGTACAAAGTCTGGGAGCTGACTCAACCAGGTTTCACACATTTCAGCTCCCAAGTTAACTCCATACGCAGTTAAGAC
Above is a window of Triticum aestivum cultivar Chinese Spring chromosome 6B, IWGSC CS RefSeq v2.1, whole genome shotgun sequence DNA encoding:
- the LOC123136978 gene encoding serine/threonine-protein phosphatase PP2A-3 catalytic subunit; this translates as MPPHGDLDRQIAHLRECKHLPEAEVKGLCEQAKAILMEEWNVQPVRCPVTVCGDIHGQFYDLIELFRIGGESPDTNYLFMGDYVDRGYYSVETVSLLVALKVRYRDRITILRGNHESRQITQVYGFYDECLRKYGNANVWKYFTDLFDYLPLTALIENQVFCLHGGLSPSLDTLDNIRALDRIQEVPHEGPMCDLLWSDPDDRCGWGISPRGAGYTFGQDIAQQFNHTNGLSLISRAHQLVMEGFNWCQDKNVVTVFSAPNYCYRCGNMAAILEIGENMDHNFLQFDPAPRQIEPDTTRKTPDYFL